One Oryza sativa Japonica Group chromosome 8, ASM3414082v1 DNA window includes the following coding sequences:
- the LOC4345652 gene encoding transcription factor MYB106 translates to MGRSPCCEKIGLKKGPWTPEEDQKLLAYIEEHGHGSWRALPSKAGLQRCGKSCRLRWTNYLRPDIKRGKFSLQEEQTIIQLHALLGNRWSAIATHLPKRTDNEIKNYWNTHLKKRLAKMGIDPVTHKAINGTLNNTAGDKSAKVTASLSHMAQWESARLEAEARLARESKMRIAASTPSKLHAQSTNPPASTPSPCFDVLNAWQSAKIDLESPTSTLTFAGSNASMLPFSTTTALELSESNSNVWQQRSDELEGEESEWKFVSKQQLQGMHGKETEEHFIGCEESWFPGTANIGAGFTGMLLDGSNMHDTSECWDESSNGQDEQRSQVSEDAENKNYWNGIFSMVNSEQPPLQPPLL, encoded by the exons ATGGGGCGTTCACCATGCTGTGAGAAGATTGGCCTGAAGAAAGGTCCATGGACACCAGAGGAAGACCAGAAGCTGCTTGCATACATTGAGGAGCATGGACATGGCAGCTGGCGAGCATTGCCTTCAAAAGCCG GTTTGCAGAGGTGCGGCAAGAGTTGCAGGTTGCGATGGACAAACTACCTGAGACCAGACATCAAGAGAGGAAAATTCAGCTTACAAGAAGAGCAGACCATCATCCAACTTCATGCTCTTCTTGGAAACAG GTGGTCTGCCATTGCAACACATCTACCAAAGCGCACTGACAATGAGATCAAGAACTATTGGAACACCCACCTGAAAAAGAGGTTGGCCAAGATGGGAATTGATCCTGTCACCCACAAAGCCATCAACGGCACTCTGAACAACACGGCGGGAGACAAATCAGCCAAAGTCACAGCCAGTCTCAGCCACATGGCTCAGTGGGAGAGTGCCCGCCTCGAGGCCGAGGCACGGCTTGCTCGAGAATCCAAGATGCGCATAGCAGCTTCTACACCAAGCAAACTCCATGCACAGTCAACCAACCCACCTGCTTCAACACCTTCTCCATGCTTCGATGTGTTGAATGCATGGCAGAGTGCAAAGATAGACCTGGAGTCACCCACCTCCACACTGACGTTCGCAGGGAGTAATGCTAGCATGCTGCCATTCTCAACAACAACCGCCCTAGAATTATCCGAAAGCAACTCCAATGTGTGGCAGCAAAGAAGCGATGAACTGGAGGGTGAAGAAAGTGAGTGGAAGTTTGTCAGTAAGCAACAACTGCAGGGAATGCATGGTAAAGAGACAGAAGAACACTTCATTGGCTGTGAGGAGTCATGGTTCCCAGGGACAGCCAATATCGGAGCAGGCTTCACAGGCATGCTGCTTGATGGATCCAATATGCATGATACATCAGAATGCTGGGATGAGTCCAGCAATGGCCAAGATGAGCAAAGAAGCCAGGTGTCAGAAGATGCAGAGAATAAGAACTATTGGAATGGCATCTTCAGTATGGTGAATTCAGAGCAGCCACCCCTGCAGCCACCTTTGCTCTAG